A single window of Senegalia massiliensis DNA harbors:
- a CDS encoding PadR family transcriptional regulator, translated as MVDNTQILKGILEGCILELIDNNPIYGYELALKLQEYGLEVSEGSIYPVLLRLQKKNFITGKMKKSPSGPNRKYYYLTEEGQIYLKEFKVSWKNIKSSVDNLMYGGN; from the coding sequence TTGGTAGATAATACTCAAATTTTAAAAGGGATATTGGAAGGTTGTATATTGGAATTAATAGATAATAACCCTATTTATGGATATGAACTTGCATTAAAACTTCAAGAATACGGATTAGAAGTAAGTGAAGGTTCTATTTATCCAGTACTGCTTAGGTTACAAAAAAAGAATTTTATCACAGGAAAAATGAAAAAATCGCCTAGTGGACCAAATAGGAAGTATTATTATTTAACTGAAGAAGGACAAATATATCTAAAAGAGTTTAAAGTCAGTTGGAAAAATATCAAATCTAGTGTAGATAATTTAATGTATGGAGGAAACTAA
- a CDS encoding DUF5673 domain-containing protein, whose translation MEKVTIVLSLVILIDIAYDIYTRGIMDIYFYSIKDIHPKIIGPIFWFLVATLNFYENNNQITLMMFFLGILYIINDTKKDIITNKGIYTKDGNFKWKDILGFEWEENLNIRKKENYYALYFKTKHNKFIFKVKEEDKNKVDELLKEKLGDKDEYKQK comes from the coding sequence ATGGAGAAAGTAACTATAGTTTTATCATTAGTAATATTAATTGATATAGCTTATGATATTTATACTAGGGGAATAATGGATATTTATTTTTATTCTATAAAAGATATACATCCCAAAATAATAGGACCAATATTTTGGTTTTTAGTTGCTACATTAAACTTTTATGAAAATAACAATCAGATAACTTTAATGATGTTTTTTCTAGGAATATTATACATAATTAATGATACCAAAAAAGATATAATTACAAATAAAGGTATATATACTAAAGATGGTAATTTCAAATGGAAAGATATACTAGGTTTTGAATGGGAAGAAAATTTAAATATAAGAAAAAAAGAAAATTATTATGCTCTATATTTTAAAACAAAACATAATAAATTTATTTTTAAAGTGAAAGAAGAAGATAAAAATAAAGTAGATGAACTATTAAAAGAAAAATTAGGAGATAAAGATGAATACAAACAAAAATAA
- a CDS encoding histidine phosphatase family protein, translating into MNTKLIMVRHAKVIYTEDDKSRELSEEGKMQRKDVLEALKRENVDIIYSSPYKRAIDTIKLYADFRNMAINIVDNLRERKVSDVFIDDFVPFSINQWKDFNYKLNGGESLNEVKDRGIKAIENILNKHRGKGIVVGTHGTFLGVLLNHYDSKFNYEDWKALKMPAIFIITFDDNLNVIDIEETALEGKCVKSV; encoded by the coding sequence ATGAACACAAAATTAATAATGGTAAGACATGCAAAAGTTATATATACTGAAGATGATAAGTCAAGAGAATTATCAGAAGAGGGAAAGATGCAAAGAAAAGATGTATTAGAAGCATTAAAAAGAGAAAATGTAGATATAATATATTCGTCTCCTTACAAAAGAGCAATAGACACTATAAAACTATATGCAGATTTTAGAAATATGGCTATAAATATTGTAGATAATTTAAGGGAAAGAAAGGTATCAGATGTATTTATAGATGATTTTGTGCCATTTTCAATAAATCAATGGAAAGATTTTAATTATAAGCTTAATGGTGGAGAATCACTTAATGAGGTTAAAGATAGAGGAATAAAGGCAATAGAAAATATACTAAATAAACATAGAGGTAAAGGTATAGTGGTTGGAACTCATGGTACCTTTCTTGGCGTATTATTAAATCACTATGATAGTAAGTTTAATTATGAAGATTGGAAAGCACTAAAAATGCCAGCTATATTTATTATTACTTTTGATGATAATTTAAATGTTATAGATATAGAAGAGACTGCATTAGAAGGAAAATGTGTAAAATCCGTATAA
- a CDS encoding PadR family transcriptional regulator has translation MMDRSQLMRGTLEGCIVSIISKGETYGYEIVSHLQDYGFYNVKEGTIYPILVRLEKKKIISSLYKKSPLGPKRKYYFLTQIGEEFLKEFIISWNEVKKSVDSVLKGEGEYDR, from the coding sequence ATGATGGACAGATCTCAATTAATGAGAGGAACATTAGAAGGGTGTATAGTTAGTATAATAAGTAAGGGAGAAACATATGGATATGAGATTGTATCACATTTACAAGATTATGGATTTTACAATGTGAAAGAAGGAACAATTTATCCTATTTTAGTAAGACTTGAAAAAAAGAAAATAATATCATCCTTATACAAAAAATCGCCACTCGGACCAAAGAGAAAATACTATTTTTTAACTCAAATTGGAGAAGAATTTCTTAAAGAATTTATAATTTCATGGAATGAAGTAAAAAAATCTGTAGATAGTGTTTTGAAAGGAGAAGGTGAATATGATAGGTAA
- a CDS encoding sigma-70 family RNA polymerase sigma factor, with translation MGIKGIELEFYKILNENKDQLYRIAYSYLGDKEEALDAIQEITYKGYTNLHKLKKKEYMKTWTIRILINYCINRKKKMKRKVELYKEFEDGNINFQQDLEVHDLVDRLKPKYREIIILKYFEDLTISEISNILDTPEGTIKTRLSRGLNSLREGINIGGDVNEI, from the coding sequence ATGGGAATTAAAGGGATAGAATTAGAATTCTATAAAATACTCAATGAAAATAAAGACCAATTATATAGAATTGCTTATTCTTATCTGGGGGATAAAGAGGAAGCATTAGATGCAATACAAGAAATAACATACAAGGGATATACAAATCTACATAAACTAAAGAAAAAAGAATATATGAAAACTTGGACTATTAGAATATTAATTAATTATTGTATTAATAGAAAAAAGAAAATGAAAAGAAAAGTAGAATTATATAAAGAGTTTGAAGACGGAAATATAAATTTTCAACAAGACTTAGAAGTGCATGACTTAGTAGATAGATTAAAGCCTAAATATAGGGAGATAATCATTCTTAAATATTTTGAGGATCTAACTATATCAGAAATATCTAATATATTAGATACTCCCGAAGGGACTATAAAAACACGACTGAGTAGAGGTTTAAATAGTTTAAGGGAAGGAATTAATATTGGAGGTGACGTAAATGAAATTTGA
- a CDS encoding DUF4179 domain-containing protein → MKFDDYKDKYDNIEIPDNIEEVISKGIEKGKKDKKKKIIKVLSSIAASILLIIFTISIRISPAFADIIKNLPLGDAIVRLINNDKGLKLAGDNDYIQHVDKSDEHEELVLTVDDFVMDQQRVLLFYSIENKGDHKYIGFESMDFYDENGNRIFLDQNLLGDFSFPNMMEEENRKISNVKNVYRHEPIPWKIPEEITMKVKLKKWDSPQDYKTNLNSTEEKTGEVLDSTWEVKFKVDKERFEYEKEVYDLNEEINIAGQKVTINKVIQHPISNEIEIEYDGNNSKAIFDFYNFRLIDNKEEYRSSIAGRSIQNNKNHKVKENKIIESNYFNKSKDLTIAFDGIYALDKDKLQLNIDIKEEKILDSIDDKLRIVDIEEKDDIYVIELGINLSEEQLKDLSMSSSDFGIVNEPGIITKEYGNVRKEDEEKEYNYFYKIEADKNKISDNILKLPISYYPNIIKEDIRIKVK, encoded by the coding sequence ATGAAATTTGATGATTATAAAGATAAATACGATAATATTGAAATACCTGACAATATAGAAGAAGTTATATCGAAGGGCATTGAGAAAGGAAAAAAGGATAAAAAGAAGAAAATAATAAAGGTATTATCTAGTATAGCAGCTAGTATATTATTAATTATATTTACAATATCTATAAGAATATCTCCAGCTTTTGCAGATATAATTAAAAATCTTCCTTTGGGTGATGCTATAGTTCGTCTTATTAATAATGACAAGGGACTTAAATTAGCTGGAGACAATGATTATATACAACATGTAGATAAAAGTGATGAACATGAAGAATTGGTGCTTACTGTAGATGATTTTGTGATGGACCAACAAAGAGTTTTATTATTTTATAGTATAGAGAATAAAGGAGATCACAAATATATTGGATTTGAATCAATGGATTTCTACGATGAAAATGGTAATAGAATATTTTTAGATCAGAATCTATTAGGTGACTTTAGTTTTCCTAATATGATGGAAGAAGAAAATAGAAAGATATCTAATGTTAAGAATGTTTATAGACATGAACCTATTCCATGGAAAATTCCTGAAGAAATAACTATGAAGGTTAAGCTTAAAAAGTGGGATAGTCCTCAAGATTATAAAACAAATTTAAACTCTACAGAAGAAAAAACAGGAGAAGTATTAGACTCTACATGGGAAGTAAAATTTAAAGTAGATAAAGAAAGATTTGAATATGAAAAAGAGGTATATGATTTAAATGAAGAAATTAATATAGCTGGACAGAAGGTTACAATTAATAAAGTTATTCAACATCCTATATCAAATGAAATAGAAATAGAATATGACGGAAATAATTCAAAAGCAATATTTGATTTTTATAATTTTAGATTAATTGATAATAAAGAAGAGTATAGAAGCTCTATAGCTGGAAGGAGTATACAAAATAATAAAAATCATAAAGTGAAAGAAAATAAGATAATTGAAAGTAACTATTTTAATAAGTCTAAAGATTTAACCATAGCATTCGATGGTATCTATGCATTGGATAAAGATAAACTTCAGTTAAATATAGATATAAAAGAAGAAAAAATATTAGATTCAATAGATGATAAATTGAGAATCGTTGATATAGAGGAAAAAGATGATATCTATGTTATAGAATTGGGAATTAATCTTAGTGAAGAACAATTAAAAGATTTAAGTATGTCTTCATCAGATTTTGGAATTGTTAATGAACCTGGAATTATAACAAAAGAATATGGAAACGTGAGAAAAGAAGACGAAGAAAAAGAGTATAATTATTTCTATAAAATAGAAGCAGATAAAAATAAAATTTCAGATAATATTCTTAAATTACCAATTTCATATTATCCTAATATAATAAAAGAAGATATAAGAATAAAGGTTAAGTAA
- a CDS encoding putative DNA modification/repair radical SAM protein yields MDVLDKLRILSDAAKYDVSCSSSGSGRKNKKDGIGSASINGICHSWSDDGRCISLLKILMTNYCIYDCSYCVNRLSNDLERATLTPDEIVDLTINFYRRNYIEGLFLSSAIIKSPNHTMELILNVVKRLREVEGFNGYIHTKAIPHADKGIIDEIGLYVDRMSINIELPSENGLKLLAPNKTKKSILTPMGNIRNRIVETREEKKKFKYANSFVPGGQSTQLIVGATDDNDLKILKLSEGLYDGYNLKRVYYSAYVPVAKSPNLPVLDSPPVIRENRLYQADWLLRFYKFKADELLDEKNPDFDLALDPKCNWALRNIEIFPVEINRADYNTLLRVPGIGVKSARRIVAARKFGPLNYDNLKKLNIVLKRAKYFITCNGKYYGMSSMNPEKIREKLIYGLDRNIFEKQLSVWSLGGSNHDKSLHI; encoded by the coding sequence TTGGATGTATTAGATAAACTTAGAATACTTTCTGATGCTGCAAAATATGATGTTTCCTGTTCTTCTAGTGGAAGTGGTAGAAAAAATAAAAAAGATGGTATAGGTTCTGCTAGTATAAATGGGATATGTCATAGTTGGTCTGATGATGGAAGGTGTATTTCACTACTTAAAATACTTATGACAAATTATTGTATATATGATTGTTCATATTGTGTAAATAGATTATCAAATGATTTAGAAAGAGCAACACTTACTCCTGATGAAATAGTAGATTTAACTATAAATTTTTACAGAAGAAATTATATAGAAGGTCTCTTTTTAAGCTCTGCAATAATAAAATCACCTAATCATACAATGGAACTTATATTAAATGTAGTAAAAAGGCTTAGGGAAGTAGAAGGATTTAATGGTTATATACATACAAAAGCCATACCTCATGCAGATAAGGGTATTATAGATGAAATAGGATTATATGTAGATAGAATGAGCATAAATATAGAATTACCTTCTGAAAATGGACTTAAACTACTTGCTCCAAATAAAACTAAAAAGAGCATATTAACCCCTATGGGAAATATTAGAAATAGAATAGTAGAGACAAGAGAAGAAAAGAAAAAATTTAAATATGCAAATTCTTTTGTACCAGGAGGACAGAGTACTCAATTAATAGTTGGAGCAACTGATGATAATGATCTAAAAATACTTAAATTATCAGAAGGATTATATGATGGATACAATTTAAAAAGAGTATATTATTCTGCATATGTACCAGTAGCAAAATCACCTAATTTACCTGTATTAGATTCACCACCTGTAATTAGAGAAAATAGATTATATCAAGCAGATTGGTTACTTAGATTTTATAAATTTAAGGCAGATGAATTATTGGATGAAAAAAATCCAGACTTTGATTTAGCACTTGATCCAAAATGTAATTGGGCGCTTAGAAATATTGAAATATTCCCTGTGGAGATAAATAGGGCAGATTACAACACTCTTTTAAGAGTACCAGGCATAGGAGTTAAATCAGCTAGAAGGATAGTTGCTGCAAGAAAATTTGGTCCACTTAATTATGATAATTTGAAAAAATTAAATATAGTACTTAAAAGAGCTAAATATTTCATAACTTGTAATGGTAAATATTATGGAATGAGTTCTATGAATCCAGAAAAAATCAGAGAAAAATTAATATATGGTTTAGATAGAAATATATTTGAAAAACAGTTATCTGTTTGGAGTCTAGGGGGTTCTAATCATGATAAATCACTACATATATGA
- a CDS encoding TIGR03915 family putative DNA repair protein, giving the protein MINHYIYDGSFDGLLTSIYYAYYTPDKPDKILSYEKREDNFLVKEILIDTNIKKARKVYEAIDKKISPAALRKIYYAYLSEIDGIEMDILNFIRLGFKIGNDIELNLTNEVVFKIESIYKKVSHERHRMTGLIRFKELKNNILYAEISPDYNVIGIVASHFIKRLSSENFIIHDKKRNIAVFYNKKEWIIKEVEGDLNIIFNEKEEDYQNLWKMYFKSISIKEKFNPKLQRSNMPKKYWKYLIEKGG; this is encoded by the coding sequence ATGATAAATCACTACATATATGATGGCTCATTTGATGGTCTTTTAACTTCTATATATTATGCATATTACACTCCCGATAAACCTGATAAAATACTTTCTTATGAAAAAAGAGAAGATAACTTTTTAGTAAAGGAAATATTAATAGATACAAATATAAAAAAAGCAAGAAAAGTGTATGAAGCAATAGATAAGAAGATTTCTCCTGCTGCCTTAAGAAAAATATATTATGCTTATTTATCAGAAATAGATGGTATAGAAATGGATATATTGAACTTTATTAGGTTAGGATTTAAAATAGGCAATGATATAGAACTAAATTTAACAAATGAAGTGGTATTTAAAATAGAAAGTATTTATAAAAAAGTAAGTCACGAAAGACATAGAATGACGGGATTAATTCGGTTTAAGGAGCTTAAAAACAATATATTATATGCAGAAATTTCACCAGATTATAATGTAATAGGAATAGTTGCATCACATTTTATAAAAAGACTCTCAAGTGAAAATTTCATAATTCATGATAAAAAAAGAAATATAGCTGTATTTTATAATAAAAAAGAATGGATTATAAAAGAAGTAGAAGGTGATTTAAATATAATATTTAATGAAAAAGAAGAGGACTATCAAAATTTATGGAAGATGTATTTTAAATCTATATCTATAAAAGAAAAGTTTAATCCTAAACTTCAAAGGAGTAATATGCCAAAAAAATATTGGAAATATCTAATAGAAAAAGGGGGATAA
- a CDS encoding response regulator transcription factor has product MKVIIIDDDPLVVNSLKTIVEANNIEVLAVGYSGSEAVNLYNKYSPDVVLMDIRMENLSGINATEEILKYEKRANILLITTFRDDEYIKKALELGCKGYILKQNIDSLIPSIEAVYKGNMVFDSEIVSNFKTNSKRDIETNLSDREMDILLLVAEGFNNKEIAKKLFLSEGTVRNYISNMLDKLDLRDRTQLAIYYYRGR; this is encoded by the coding sequence ATGAAAGTTATAATTATAGATGATGATCCTTTAGTAGTAAATTCACTTAAAACTATAGTAGAGGCAAATAATATAGAAGTTTTAGCTGTAGGATATAGTGGAAGTGAAGCAGTGAATTTATACAATAAGTATAGTCCTGATGTAGTTTTAATGGATATAAGAATGGAAAATTTATCTGGAATAAATGCAACTGAAGAAATATTAAAATATGAAAAAAGAGCTAATATTCTTTTAATTACTACATTTAGAGATGATGAATACATAAAAAAGGCATTAGAACTCGGATGTAAAGGCTATATCTTAAAACAAAATATAGATAGTTTAATTCCTTCAATAGAAGCAGTATATAAGGGAAATATGGTATTTGATAGTGAGATTGTATCTAATTTTAAGACTAATTCTAAAAGAGATATTGAAACTAATCTTTCAGATAGGGAAATGGATATTTTACTACTTGTAGCAGAAGGGTTCAATAATAAAGAAATAGCTAAAAAATTGTTCTTAAGTGAAGGTACTGTAAGAAATTATATTTCAAATATGCTAGATAAGCTAGATTTAAGAGATAGAACTCAACTTGCAATATATTATTATAGGGGGAGATAG
- a CDS encoding sensor histidine kinase, giving the protein MRRFLEKLIIIVFSIYFTYSLNSERDIAFYFLISIIISISLDLISKNNIKYIIYFLFIALIFYDNVFLYYFPLILYNIYIDFKGNFFLFLPLLFINLTPVIIILSFMSMYLSISTYKLNKVLNQNRKVRDKLREDTLYLRKYNEQLKIDKEKNIQIALLKERNRISREIHDSIGHTISSSLIQLKALKLLNGENVSNGLDTLSETLGSGMDDIRNSLYNLRNESLNLKHKINEIINEMTGLDIKLIYNINEDLNYKLKYDILSVVKETITNTVKHSNASNMEIKLLDQPKFYSIIISDNGTNMKDKIDIDDGIGLYSMNKIAVKYNGIFNYKFEDGFRIHLTLMKGSEK; this is encoded by the coding sequence ATGAGGAGATTTTTAGAGAAACTAATTATAATAGTATTTTCGATTTATTTTACATATAGTTTAAATAGTGAAAGAGATATAGCATTTTATTTTCTTATATCTATTATAATTTCAATATCACTAGATTTAATTTCTAAAAATAATATTAAATATATAATTTATTTTTTATTTATAGCTTTAATTTTTTATGATAATGTATTTTTGTATTATTTTCCTTTAATTCTCTACAATATTTATATTGACTTTAAAGGCAATTTCTTTTTATTTTTGCCATTATTATTTATAAATTTAACTCCTGTTATAATTATCTTATCTTTTATGTCAATGTATCTTTCAATATCTACATATAAATTAAATAAAGTACTAAATCAAAATAGAAAAGTACGGGATAAATTAAGAGAAGATACTCTTTACCTTAGAAAATATAATGAACAATTAAAAATAGATAAAGAAAAAAATATTCAAATAGCATTATTAAAAGAAAGAAATAGAATTTCTCGGGAAATACATGACTCTATAGGACATACAATAAGTAGTAGCCTTATTCAACTAAAAGCTCTTAAATTATTAAATGGTGAAAATGTATCTAATGGCCTTGATACCCTTAGTGAAACTTTAGGTAGTGGTATGGATGATATAAGAAATAGTCTATATAATTTGAGAAATGAATCTTTAAATTTAAAACATAAAATAAATGAAATAATAAATGAAATGACAGGACTTGATATTAAACTTATTTATAATATAAATGAGGATTTAAATTATAAATTAAAATATGATATTTTATCAGTAGTTAAAGAAACTATAACAAATACAGTTAAACACTCTAATGCAAGTAATATGGAGATAAAATTATTAGATCAGCCTAAATTTTATTCTATTATTATTAGTGATAATGGTACCAATATGAAAGATAAAATTGACATAGACGATGGAATAGGGCTTTATTCTATGAATAAAATAGCAGTAAAATATAACGGAATATTTAATTATAAATTTGAAGATGGATTTAGAATACATTTAACACTTATGAAAGGAAGTGAAAAATGA
- a CDS encoding ABC transporter ATP-binding protein: MVVKVENVVKRYKELIALDHFNMEVREGEILGLLGPNGCGKTTAINSILSLLKFDKGEITIFGEKMTPNSYNIKREIGVVPQEVSVFENLTVYENIDYFCGLYINDKEKRKKYVIEAIEFVGLKDYTKFFPKKLSGGLKRRLNIACGIVHKPKLIFLDEPTVAVDAQSRNFILEGIKKLKKKGSTIIYTTHYLEEAEILCDRIIIMDRGRNIASGTNEELKNMITTTEKIVVGFIDTNGEVLEKIKEIPQVLDIEMKDNDYIIKFESGVNNLSNLIDFIKQNNLTYEKLYSRQPTLNDVFLELTGKELRD, encoded by the coding sequence ATGGTTGTAAAAGTAGAAAATGTAGTTAAAAGATATAAAGAGCTTATAGCTCTTGATCATTTTAATATGGAAGTGAGAGAGGGTGAAATACTAGGGTTACTTGGTCCAAATGGATGTGGTAAAACTACAGCTATAAATTCAATATTGTCTCTACTTAAATTTGATAAAGGTGAAATTACTATATTTGGCGAAAAAATGACACCTAACTCTTACAATATAAAAAGGGAAATAGGTGTAGTACCTCAAGAAGTTTCTGTATTTGAAAACTTAACAGTATATGAAAACATAGATTATTTTTGTGGATTATATATAAATGATAAAGAAAAAAGAAAAAAATATGTAATTGAAGCTATAGAATTTGTAGGTTTAAAAGATTATACAAAATTTTTTCCAAAAAAGTTAAGTGGTGGTCTTAAAAGAAGATTAAATATAGCTTGTGGTATAGTTCATAAACCTAAACTCATATTTTTAGATGAACCAACTGTTGCAGTAGATGCTCAAAGTAGAAACTTTATACTTGAAGGCATAAAAAAATTAAAGAAAAAAGGAAGTACTATTATTTATACAACACATTATTTGGAAGAGGCAGAAATATTATGCGATAGAATTATAATAATGGATAGAGGAAGAAATATAGCATCTGGCACAAACGAAGAATTAAAGAATATGATTACAACTACAGAAAAAATAGTAGTAGGATTTATTGATACTAATGGTGAAGTTTTAGAAAAGATAAAAGAAATACCCCAAGTGTTAGATATCGAAATGAAAGATAATGATTATATTATAAAATTTGAATCGGGTGTAAATAATTTATCTAATTTAATAGATTTTATAAAACAAAATAATTTAACATATGAAAAGTTGTATTCAAGACAACCTACACTAAATGATGTATTCTTAGAGCTTACTGGAAAGGAGCTGAGGGACTAG
- a CDS encoding ABC transporter permease encodes MDLYRNIIYQAKNSFRDKGFLFWSLLYPIIMVTFFYIAFSGITNVKLEKINVAIEEDSNIKPILQDIDILNVEEISDREAKEKLEKEKIDGFINNDLSLIVNDSGLNQTVIKSILDQIVQTSALGKPIEEFDFEIDYTNDKNQKENGILVIFYSLIAMVSTYGIYSGIEVVHYIQSNLSEVAARINTTPIKKKTFLLAGIIVGLMLNFASNILLFIVIELIMKLNLITNIGYSLIFIILGNLFGIVFGIFIGVSNNKNINVKTMIAITSTVVLSALSGLFNTNIKIMIEKYAPILAKINPIAVITNNLYKINLLNNTDGIFEGIIILLAYFLILSLISLVFLRRRQYDSI; translated from the coding sequence GTGGATTTATATAGAAATATTATATATCAAGCTAAAAATAGCTTTAGAGATAAAGGATTTTTATTCTGGTCACTTCTTTACCCTATTATTATGGTAACATTTTTCTATATAGCTTTTAGTGGAATTACAAATGTGAAATTAGAAAAAATAAATGTAGCTATTGAAGAGGATAGTAATATAAAACCTATACTTCAAGATATAGATATTTTAAATGTAGAAGAAATTTCAGATAGGGAAGCAAAAGAAAAATTAGAAAAAGAAAAGATAGATGGATTTATTAATAATGATTTAAGTTTAATTGTAAATGATTCAGGTCTTAATCAAACGGTAATTAAGTCTATATTAGATCAAATTGTGCAAACTAGTGCCTTAGGTAAACCTATAGAAGAATTTGATTTTGAAATAGATTATACAAATGATAAAAACCAAAAAGAAAATGGGATACTTGTAATATTTTATTCTTTAATCGCAATGGTTTCAACATATGGTATATATTCTGGAATAGAAGTGGTTCATTACATCCAGAGTAATTTATCAGAAGTAGCAGCAAGAATAAATACTACACCTATAAAAAAGAAAACTTTTTTATTAGCCGGAATAATAGTAGGACTTATGCTTAACTTTGCATCTAATATTTTATTATTTATTGTTATAGAGTTAATAATGAAATTAAATCTAATAACCAATATAGGATATAGCCTTATTTTTATAATTTTAGGCAATTTATTTGGAATTGTATTTGGTATATTTATAGGGGTATCAAACAATAAGAATATAAATGTTAAAACAATGATAGCTATTACATCTACAGTTGTTTTATCAGCATTATCAGGACTATTTAATACAAATATTAAAATAATGATAGAAAAATATGCACCTATACTTGCAAAGATAAACCCTATTGCAGTAATTACAAATAATTTATATAAGATTAATTTATTAAATAATACTGATGGAATATTTGAAGGTATAATCATTTTATTAGCTTATTTTCTAATATTATCACTTATATCTTTAGTGTTTTTAAGGAGGAGACAATATGATAGTATATAA
- a CDS encoding ABC transporter permease, with protein MIVYKYFLKTALRHKMIILSYALIFFVLSVINGIDTENREITFNETKLDIAIVDNSNSDLSRGLKDYLGENNNIVNLKNNIKEIKEQIFLQQIDAAIIIPSDFEENVMEKQKSLEVIKDDRKISSIQIENEINKYLIFANASKVSGEFKIESINNALKENTDVEILEKSSDVNNAANIWFKYYFNFTAYIITAIYIAVMGLIMIEFKDEKLENRTKISSKKFLNYNKEMYLGQVTLGVIITALFVIGSIVLKGQHLEEVNFTKYIVNVSVFSFAILCLTFLINNLTKSRFVINGLSTVLSLGTSFISGVMVPVEYLSDKVITIAKFFPTYYYIKINNMDISSLSDIRYELIVQILFGVAFLLLGLYFSKVKQKA; from the coding sequence ATGATAGTATATAAATATTTTTTAAAAACTGCCCTTAGACATAAAATGATAATATTATCCTATGCACTTATATTTTTCGTACTTTCAGTAATTAATGGCATAGATACAGAAAATAGAGAGATTACATTTAATGAAACAAAACTTGATATAGCTATTGTAGATAATTCTAATTCTGATTTGTCTAGAGGTCTAAAAGATTATTTAGGTGAAAATAATAATATAGTGAATTTAAAAAATAATATTAAAGAAATAAAAGAACAAATATTTTTGCAACAAATAGATGCAGCTATTATAATACCAAGTGATTTCGAAGAAAATGTAATGGAAAAACAAAAGTCACTGGAAGTTATAAAAGATGATAGAAAGATAAGCTCTATCCAAATAGAAAATGAAATAAATAAATATCTTATATTTGCAAATGCAAGTAAGGTAAGTGGTGAATTTAAAATTGAATCTATAAATAATGCATTAAAAGAAAATACTGATGTAGAAATATTAGAAAAATCTTCTGATGTCAATAATGCAGCTAACATTTGGTTTAAATATTATTTTAATTTTACTGCATACATTATAACAGCTATTTATATAGCAGTAATGGGACTTATAATGATTGAATTTAAAGATGAAAAATTAGAAAATAGAACAAAAATATCATCTAAGAAATTTTTAAATTATAATAAAGAAATGTATTTAGGTCAAGTTACACTTGGAGTAATTATCACAGCATTATTTGTAATCGGAAGTATAGTTTTAAAAGGACAGCATTTAGAAGAAGTTAACTTCACAAAGTATATTGTAAATGTAAGTGTATTTTCATTTGCTATATTATGTCTCACTTTTTTAATCAATAATTTAACTAAAAGTAGATTTGTAATTAATGGATTAAGTACTGTATTATCTCTTGGGACTTCTTTTATATCAGGAGTGATGGTTCCAGTAGAATATTTAAGTGATAAGGTTATAACAATAGCTAAGTTTTTTCCAACATATTATTATATAAAAATAAATAATATGGATATATCTTCATTAAGTGATATAAGATATGAATTAATTGTTCAAATATTATTTGGAGTAGCATTTCTACTTTTAGGACTCTATTTTTCAAAAGTAAAACAAAAGGCCTAA